A section of the Microbulbifer pacificus genome encodes:
- a CDS encoding AraC family transcriptional regulator, with protein sequence MRKAEPSTASNYYITQFYHLIERCGLDANKIFQRIGLSPEIVDSPGIRVDSGLLAKVVRELWRQLQDESMSLSPSVIPPGSFYLLGKMAIHEPNLEKALRLATWFMGMATDAYRIELDVRGEHTDLRIILKDRTFDPNHLLGEMLVMAYHRFASWLIAENISLITVAFDYPPPPQVREYCYLFPGDHVFDASWLGFTFPSRFLRHQIRQDASSLKLFMRSSPREFFQQPRTDFSVSSEIQLLLVKQFKDGIPSLEGIASLLRMNQRTLIRKLKDEGTSYQQIKDSVRQDKAERLLSLNTLSVSLVAEKLGFSDSAVFARAFKTWTGLSPSDYRSKLPGSVASTTCSK encoded by the coding sequence ATGAGAAAAGCTGAACCGTCGACAGCCTCCAATTACTACATCACTCAGTTCTATCATCTGATAGAACGCTGTGGTCTGGACGCAAATAAGATTTTCCAACGAATCGGGCTATCCCCGGAAATTGTTGATAGCCCAGGTATACGAGTTGATTCTGGCTTGCTCGCGAAGGTGGTGCGGGAATTGTGGCGACAACTACAGGATGAATCCATGTCGCTGTCGCCTTCAGTTATCCCACCGGGTAGCTTTTACTTATTGGGTAAGATGGCGATACATGAACCCAATCTTGAAAAAGCGCTGCGCTTGGCCACCTGGTTTATGGGGATGGCGACAGATGCCTACCGCATAGAGCTGGACGTTAGAGGTGAACACACTGATCTCAGGATCATCCTGAAGGACCGGACCTTCGACCCTAATCACTTATTGGGCGAAATGCTGGTTATGGCCTATCACCGATTTGCGTCTTGGCTAATTGCTGAGAATATTTCCCTGATCACGGTCGCCTTCGATTACCCGCCACCGCCTCAGGTTAGAGAGTATTGTTATCTGTTTCCAGGCGACCACGTATTCGACGCCTCGTGGCTGGGATTTACTTTCCCTAGCCGATTTCTGCGCCATCAAATACGGCAAGATGCGAGTAGCTTGAAACTCTTTATGCGGAGCTCACCGCGTGAGTTTTTCCAGCAGCCGCGGACAGACTTTAGCGTTTCTTCAGAGATACAACTCTTGCTCGTAAAACAATTTAAGGATGGGATTCCCTCGTTGGAAGGAATTGCCAGTCTTTTGCGCATGAATCAGCGTACGCTGATACGAAAACTAAAAGATGAGGGGACCTCCTATCAGCAGATAAAAGATAGCGTCAGACAGGATAAGGCCGAGAGGCTACTTTCTCTGAATACTCTTTCTGTAAGTCTGGTAGCCGAGAAGCTTGGCTTTTCTGATTCCGCGGTGTTTGCCCGAGCGTTCAAGACTTGGACCGGACTAAGTCCTAGTGATTACCGGAGCAAGCTTCCAGGTAGCGTGGCGAGCACTACCTGCTCTAAATAA
- a CDS encoding p-hydroxycinnamoyl CoA hydratase/lyase, whose product MAVDRTEENTVAYTIEGGIAWVKFNRPEKRNCMSPKLNRQMMRVLDHLEYRDDVGVLVLTGEGTSWSAGMDLKEYFRETEARGLGAIRQAQSEAYGWWRRLRWYHKPTIAMVNGWCFGGGYGPLHSCDLAFAAEDAQFGLSEINWGILPGGGATKVATNLLSMRNAMYHALMGENIDGKTAAKWGLINEAVPAESLKDRVTEVATVLLGKNPVALKATKDAVRRVMEMTYDNAEDYLIRAQEAANFFDGEGRKEGIKQFIDDKTYKPGLGAYDRSTES is encoded by the coding sequence ATGGCAGTGGATAGAACAGAAGAAAATACCGTGGCTTACACCATTGAAGGTGGTATTGCGTGGGTGAAGTTTAATCGACCGGAAAAGCGCAACTGTATGAGCCCCAAGCTAAATCGCCAGATGATGCGCGTACTTGATCACCTCGAGTATCGCGATGATGTCGGTGTCCTGGTGCTAACTGGCGAGGGCACGTCCTGGAGTGCCGGCATGGATCTTAAGGAATATTTCCGTGAAACCGAAGCGCGGGGCCTCGGCGCAATCCGCCAGGCACAGAGTGAAGCCTACGGTTGGTGGCGTCGCCTGCGCTGGTACCACAAGCCAACGATTGCCATGGTAAATGGCTGGTGCTTCGGTGGCGGCTATGGTCCATTGCATTCTTGTGATCTCGCGTTTGCGGCAGAGGACGCCCAATTTGGATTGAGTGAAATCAACTGGGGCATTCTTCCCGGCGGCGGCGCAACAAAGGTAGCGACCAATCTTCTGTCCATGCGCAACGCTATGTACCACGCGTTAATGGGTGAAAATATTGACGGTAAAACGGCAGCCAAGTGGGGATTAATCAATGAGGCTGTGCCCGCAGAATCACTTAAAGACAGAGTAACCGAAGTAGCCACGGTGCTTCTCGGAAAGAATCCGGTCGCTCTGAAAGCAACCAAGGACGCTGTCCGAAGGGTTATGGAAATGACATACGACAACGCAGAGGATTACCTGATACGCGCCCAGGAAGCTGCCAACTTCTTCGATGGTGAAGGGCGTAAGGAAGGTATTAAACAGTTTATCGATGACAAAACATACAAACCAGGACTGGGTGCCTATGATCGATCCACGGAATCCTGA
- a CDS encoding GntR family transcriptional regulator, which translates to MSQSLTNECYETIKDLLIRCEIQPSERFTEKSLIERVGFGRTPVREALARLDYDGLVETMPRSGYRATAINKKTIGDLFDLWSLVGPLVARRASENLTEEDLKELDLIASKMSKSKNSIDKSLQHSNEMFTVLARITNNRDLIFLCNRLNSELQRLFRLFLLTDEGNAWKELTIFSSANTSWLRDPEIAATTISLGIASSKAGILNSSLAETLE; encoded by the coding sequence ATGTCACAGAGCCTAACTAATGAATGCTATGAGACCATTAAAGACCTTCTAATTAGGTGTGAAATCCAGCCAAGCGAGAGATTCACCGAAAAATCTTTAATCGAAAGAGTAGGGTTTGGGCGCACTCCTGTGCGGGAGGCTTTGGCTAGGTTAGATTATGATGGCCTAGTTGAAACCATGCCACGCAGCGGATACCGAGCAACAGCGATCAATAAAAAAACTATTGGGGACTTATTTGATTTATGGAGTTTAGTCGGACCGCTTGTTGCACGCAGAGCATCAGAAAACCTGACAGAAGAAGATCTAAAAGAACTAGATTTAATTGCAAGTAAAATGTCCAAGTCAAAAAACTCAATAGATAAAAGTCTACAACATTCAAATGAAATGTTTACGGTTCTGGCAAGGATTACAAATAACCGCGATTTAATATTTCTTTGTAATAGACTTAATAGTGAATTACAGCGGTTGTTTCGACTATTCCTATTAACCGATGAAGGTAATGCCTGGAAAGAGCTCACAATATTCAGTAGCGCCAACACTTCGTGGCTAAGAGACCCAGAAATTGCAGCCACTACAATTTCGTTAGGTATAGCAAGCTCGAAGGCAGGAATTCTTAACAGTTCTCTAGCCGAAACACTCGAATAA
- a CDS encoding TonB-dependent receptor, with protein sequence MRHTKKILTAAVCSVAASASTLAQTDKSNTLALEEVTVTAQKSTKNAQDSAVALSVISSDALTRAEVVSADQLTQLDPSLQVGTAGGTNKSFFIRGVGSSTVNSYTESAVAFSYDGVFIEKPSATTGLYYDLERVEVLKGPQGTLYGRNATGGAINVVPAKPSVETTNAYATVSVGDYGSIAAQGAVNLPVTDSSAIRMSGFTLEHDGYLSDNSSDADVQGARLQYLSEPSDNLSIRIASDYTQTNGIGSGNVIIATSATNPFTNQYVVQSSGLGNDVGPNDSKTADLLMSTFNGVAGRYLEPPYPGLTVDGQFWGVNAEIDWETSVGTLSILPAYRKSDSDDVTIGAGFSAIDSKKFDQANLEVRLHGFSESGKIEYTVGTLYFESNTEALYAPQQGYLAVWQDFDLSTESYSAFGRASYSLTDKLVLAAGLRYTEDEKSITGTSDTMASYCTTTPTPCLNAPFLPFSDGAQSAIETLGLFPIVDNFIYGSMAAPATSYLRTIVDKDERIVDSKTTYHLGLEYDLTNSSLLFATYETGFRSGGFSFSAARPSFDPEEIAALTVGSKNRFFADRLQLNLEAFYWEYEDQQVTHAGNEPNGSPGFFTENIGKSEISGLEVDVQFMATENTLLSANLLYLDAEWTDFKYNVPANENPVLTGNGPSVYFPVVTGCDSAISGAEWEIDCSGLDATHSPEFAANIGVQHTIPVGVDSAILAGLRSYFQTDAINGFDHLEAQKVDSYWSTNADITYEWNGGAYYIAAYANNIENNRHIQSSSYFATNSVLAGSPVNPRTYGIRFGASF encoded by the coding sequence ATGAGGCATACAAAGAAAATCTTAACGGCAGCAGTTTGCTCTGTTGCTGCTTCGGCATCAACGCTGGCCCAAACGGATAAATCTAACACTTTAGCTCTCGAAGAGGTGACAGTAACCGCGCAGAAATCTACCAAAAACGCGCAAGATTCTGCAGTTGCATTAAGTGTTATCAGTTCTGACGCACTTACTCGTGCCGAGGTTGTTAGTGCGGACCAGCTAACCCAACTTGATCCATCTCTTCAGGTTGGTACAGCTGGTGGTACTAATAAATCGTTTTTTATTCGAGGAGTGGGTTCTTCAACCGTCAATTCCTACACGGAATCCGCGGTTGCATTTAGCTATGACGGAGTTTTTATCGAAAAGCCGAGTGCCACCACGGGGCTTTATTACGATTTGGAACGAGTTGAAGTTTTGAAGGGCCCCCAGGGGACGCTTTATGGTAGAAATGCGACAGGGGGAGCGATTAACGTTGTCCCTGCCAAACCTTCAGTTGAGACGACGAATGCTTATGCCACTGTCAGTGTTGGTGACTATGGCAGCATTGCGGCCCAGGGCGCTGTAAATTTACCTGTTACAGACTCTAGTGCCATACGGATGTCAGGCTTTACGTTAGAACACGATGGTTATCTGTCGGATAACTCAAGCGATGCAGATGTCCAGGGAGCAAGACTGCAATACCTATCGGAGCCGAGTGACAATCTCAGCATTCGAATTGCATCGGACTACACCCAGACTAATGGCATCGGTTCAGGTAACGTAATTATTGCCACTTCTGCGACCAACCCCTTTACTAATCAGTATGTAGTCCAGTCTTCAGGGTTGGGCAACGATGTCGGGCCAAATGACTCCAAAACTGCAGACTTGTTAATGTCGACATTTAATGGCGTTGCTGGGCGATATTTGGAACCACCATATCCTGGCTTGACTGTCGACGGCCAGTTTTGGGGGGTTAATGCAGAAATTGACTGGGAAACATCAGTGGGTACATTGTCAATTTTGCCGGCATACCGGAAAAGTGATAGTGATGATGTGACTATTGGCGCTGGCTTCTCAGCTATTGATTCAAAAAAATTCGATCAGGCTAACTTGGAAGTTAGGCTTCACGGTTTTAGTGAAAGTGGAAAAATTGAATACACAGTAGGCACGCTATATTTCGAATCGAATACAGAAGCTCTCTATGCGCCACAGCAAGGATACCTCGCAGTCTGGCAGGACTTCGATCTCTCAACTGAGTCTTATTCCGCTTTTGGTCGGGCATCATACTCGTTAACAGACAAGCTGGTCCTCGCTGCTGGATTGAGATATACGGAGGACGAGAAGTCCATAACTGGCACGTCAGATACTATGGCGTCCTATTGTACGACTACACCGACTCCATGTCTCAATGCTCCGTTCTTGCCGTTTTCTGACGGCGCACAATCTGCTATTGAAACACTCGGATTATTTCCGATAGTCGACAATTTCATTTACGGTTCAATGGCGGCGCCAGCGACCAGTTATCTGCGGACAATCGTAGATAAAGATGAGCGCATAGTGGATAGCAAGACAACGTATCACCTCGGTCTCGAGTATGACCTTACAAACTCCTCGTTGTTGTTCGCAACCTATGAAACTGGTTTTCGTTCGGGTGGCTTCTCTTTTTCCGCTGCTAGACCCAGTTTTGATCCAGAGGAAATTGCTGCTTTAACGGTAGGTTCTAAAAATCGATTTTTTGCCGATAGGCTTCAACTTAATCTAGAAGCATTCTACTGGGAGTATGAGGATCAGCAAGTCACGCATGCCGGCAACGAGCCAAACGGGAGCCCGGGTTTTTTTACGGAGAACATCGGGAAGTCCGAAATTTCAGGACTTGAAGTTGATGTTCAATTCATGGCCACGGAAAATACTCTACTCAGTGCCAATCTACTTTATCTTGATGCAGAGTGGACGGACTTTAAGTATAACGTTCCTGCAAATGAAAACCCGGTGCTCACTGGGAATGGGCCATCGGTATATTTCCCCGTGGTAACCGGATGTGACTCCGCAATTAGTGGTGCAGAGTGGGAAATAGACTGTTCAGGGCTTGATGCTACGCATTCTCCAGAATTCGCGGCTAACATAGGTGTTCAGCATACCATTCCAGTAGGTGTTGATAGCGCAATACTTGCAGGGCTGAGATCGTACTTCCAAACAGATGCTATCAATGGCTTCGATCACCTTGAGGCGCAGAAAGTGGACTCATATTGGAGTACAAACGCGGATATAACTTACGAGTGGAATGGGGGGGCTTATTATATTGCGGCATACGCTAACAACATTGAAAATAATAGGCATATTCAATCAAGTAGCTACTTTGCCACCAATTCGGTTCTCGCGGGGTCGCCCGTAAATCCAAGAACTTATGGTATCCGGTTCGGAGCATCGTTTTAA
- a CDS encoding MFS transporter, producing MSDPKTMIDNAPMNGFQIFVVVMCIALNALDGFDVLAISFASPGIAMEWSINRAELGIVLAAELFGMAVGSILLGRLADRHGRRPTIVFCLLIMTLGMYAASLVGSVGYLLVVRFITGLGIGGMLASTNAMAAEFSNRRYRNLAVIFMASGYPLGAVVGGSLSTLLLQFYDWRAIFVFGSIVTGVFLLLTWLFLPESVQFLAARRPANALEKINRTLSRMGHKAIVQLEAISADAERPTFHKLFSPDFRTPVFLMIVAYFMLIMTFYFILKWIPKIVVDMGYEATAAGGVLVWANIGGATGAFLLGIIASRVPLRQLLIAVLLISFVMVSAFGHGQTGLSELALMAAATGFFTNASVVGFYALMANTFPADIRASGTGVVIGLGRGGAALGPVIAGFLFNADFDLPTVSIVMGTGALVAALALLILKPTTKQNPVISNLQLQ from the coding sequence ATGTCTGATCCCAAGACGATGATCGACAACGCCCCCATGAACGGATTTCAAATTTTCGTGGTGGTGATGTGTATTGCTCTCAATGCACTCGACGGTTTCGATGTTCTGGCAATCAGTTTTGCATCGCCGGGAATAGCGATGGAGTGGTCTATCAATCGAGCGGAGCTTGGTATTGTACTCGCGGCCGAATTGTTCGGGATGGCAGTAGGTTCGATACTGCTGGGCAGATTGGCGGATCGACACGGACGCCGCCCCACGATCGTGTTTTGCCTACTGATAATGACGTTGGGTATGTACGCCGCGTCTCTTGTGGGCAGTGTTGGCTATCTTCTGGTGGTACGCTTTATTACCGGCCTGGGTATAGGTGGAATGCTTGCCTCTACGAATGCCATGGCCGCTGAGTTCTCCAATCGCAGATACCGCAACCTAGCGGTAATTTTCATGGCGTCAGGATATCCGTTGGGTGCAGTTGTCGGCGGGAGCTTATCTACCCTGTTACTGCAGTTTTATGATTGGCGAGCGATTTTCGTCTTTGGCTCAATTGTAACTGGCGTCTTCCTCTTACTGACCTGGCTTTTCTTACCCGAATCCGTCCAGTTCCTGGCAGCGCGACGCCCGGCCAATGCCCTGGAAAAAATTAACAGAACACTGTCCAGGATGGGCCACAAGGCTATCGTTCAACTGGAGGCCATCTCTGCAGACGCCGAACGACCAACCTTTCATAAACTGTTTTCGCCAGACTTCCGTACGCCTGTTTTTCTGATGATCGTGGCCTATTTCATGCTCATCATGACGTTTTACTTCATCCTGAAGTGGATCCCGAAGATCGTCGTCGACATGGGCTACGAGGCTACGGCGGCAGGTGGTGTGCTGGTCTGGGCCAATATCGGCGGTGCGACCGGTGCATTTCTACTCGGTATCATCGCCTCCAGGGTTCCTCTACGCCAATTGCTGATTGCCGTTTTGTTGATCTCCTTCGTGATGGTTTCAGCCTTCGGCCATGGCCAGACCGGTCTCAGTGAGCTCGCCCTGATGGCCGCAGCCACCGGATTCTTCACTAATGCCAGCGTTGTGGGCTTTTACGCGTTAATGGCTAATACCTTCCCCGCGGACATTCGTGCCAGTGGCACCGGCGTTGTTATTGGTTTGGGGCGAGGTGGGGCGGCCCTCGGCCCCGTCATTGCTGGCTTTCTGTTTAATGCTGATTTTGATCTTCCGACGGTTTCCATTGTTATGGGCACAGGCGCTTTGGTGGCTGCGCTCGCTCTTTTGATACTTAAGCCCACTACGAAACAAAACCCAGTCATCAGCAACCTGCAACTTCAATAA
- a CDS encoding nuclear transport factor 2 family protein: MRTIDHDAARRLVEIQQFVYDFWHDVDTNGAANAPSYFSKDCRLAVSAQLEYSGQDGVKRFYSERATRGTRTTHHLISNLRIVPERENLATVNFIIVNFAADGRPPIQGLTGPAVISRVEAVCLLGDSGWQFESLSATPLFIGSEPYTRSVLADGKSLVEAKSDLD; encoded by the coding sequence GTGAGGACAATCGATCATGACGCCGCAAGACGTTTGGTGGAGATCCAGCAGTTCGTCTACGATTTTTGGCATGACGTTGACACCAATGGTGCAGCGAATGCTCCGAGCTATTTTAGTAAGGACTGTAGGCTCGCCGTCAGCGCTCAACTAGAGTACAGCGGGCAAGATGGTGTTAAGCGTTTCTACAGTGAAAGAGCTACCAGGGGTACTCGAACCACACATCATTTGATTTCTAATCTCCGGATTGTGCCTGAGCGAGAAAATCTCGCGACCGTAAACTTCATAATCGTTAATTTCGCTGCTGATGGTAGACCTCCAATTCAGGGGTTGACCGGGCCGGCAGTGATTTCGCGAGTAGAGGCTGTGTGCTTGCTCGGCGATAGCGGCTGGCAGTTCGAATCACTCAGCGCTACACCACTGTTTATCGGTAGTGAGCCCTATACGCGATCAGTCCTTGCAGATGGAAAAAGCCTGGTTGAAGCTAAATCAGATTTAGATTAG
- a CDS encoding nuclear transport factor 2 family protein, with product MNTQDLLTRLQCEEVLLNFFSLLDQGARTEAAALFDDNAVVIAPNGSELSGSAVRTFIESRPDTLVTRHLAANVSITPTGSDSAQATANITVYRVSRAEGDVPPFRLPQTPQAVGDLKIHFRKNGDGWLITKYHATPIFEEPVAC from the coding sequence ATGAATACTCAAGATTTGCTAACAAGGCTCCAATGCGAAGAAGTACTGCTGAACTTTTTCTCATTACTTGATCAAGGAGCCAGGACGGAGGCTGCAGCACTTTTTGATGATAACGCGGTAGTAATCGCGCCTAACGGCAGTGAATTATCAGGCTCAGCCGTTAGAACATTTATTGAATCACGCCCAGACACGCTCGTCACACGGCACCTTGCAGCCAATGTTTCCATAACGCCAACCGGGTCGGATAGTGCTCAAGCGACGGCCAATATCACTGTATATCGGGTTTCCCGCGCTGAAGGCGATGTGCCCCCATTTCGGCTCCCACAGACCCCACAAGCGGTGGGCGACTTGAAAATTCACTTCAGAAAAAATGGGGATGGCTGGCTAATCACCAAATATCATGCGACACCCATTTTTGAGGAACCTGTAGCCTGCTAG
- a CDS encoding VOC family protein gives MTARVNHVGIAVPDLKKATKFFADVFGVTTVEVESDQVKNLYLKFENFTIQIMEDPGRLSGAPFGRLDHIAIDVDDLDETVKRLEGHDVQMAWDMPVRVEQYRSNFTTENGGVGVVFQISDEHGGDRPSQVFSPEMMDALARK, from the coding sequence ATGACGGCTAGGGTTAATCATGTGGGTATTGCAGTGCCTGACCTTAAAAAGGCTACAAAGTTTTTTGCTGACGTTTTTGGTGTTACTACAGTTGAAGTCGAATCAGACCAAGTAAAGAATCTTTACCTGAAGTTCGAAAATTTTACTATTCAGATTATGGAAGACCCGGGGCGACTTTCGGGCGCACCCTTCGGAAGGTTGGATCATATTGCCATTGACGTCGATGACTTGGATGAAACTGTAAAGCGCCTAGAGGGACATGATGTCCAGATGGCGTGGGATATGCCGGTTCGTGTTGAGCAATACAGAAGTAATTTTACGACCGAGAATGGCGGGGTTGGGGTTGTTTTCCAGATATCTGATGAGCATGGCGGGGATCGCCCGTCACAAGTGTTCAGTCCGGAAATGATGGATGCTTTAGCTAGGAAGTGA
- a CDS encoding aldehyde dehydrogenase: MNFERKNPLTGETASSALAMQASDMPALVKKAEQGFAQWSAQGPNARRAVLMRAAVALEGKQESLVEAMMNEIGATRGWAMFNLTLAVSMLREAASITTQITGEVIPSDKPGCLALAIREPVGVILGIAPWNAPIILGVRAIATALACGNAVILKASELCPRTHALIIEALTEADFPEGTVNIVTNAPVDAPEVVGALIDHPGVKRINFTGSTAVGKVIAKRAAEHLKPCLLELGGKAPMLVLEDADLDEAVKAASFGAYMNQGQICMSTERLIVVDAVANEFAKKLAEKVINMRTGDPREGTTPLGAVVDQSTVTKVNALIDDAINKGAKILSGGKGDSVLMPATLIDGITAEMALYSDESFGPVCALIRAADEEDAIRIANDSEYGLSAAVFSGDAARGLRVARQIHSGICHVNGPTVHDEAQMPFGGVGASGYGRFGGKAGIDQFTEMRWITVETQPGHFPI; this comes from the coding sequence ATGAACTTTGAACGCAAGAATCCTTTGACGGGCGAAACAGCGAGTTCCGCACTGGCTATGCAGGCCTCCGATATGCCCGCTCTGGTCAAGAAGGCTGAGCAGGGGTTTGCCCAGTGGTCGGCACAGGGACCCAACGCTCGCAGGGCCGTGTTGATGAGGGCCGCCGTGGCGCTGGAAGGTAAACAGGAATCACTGGTCGAGGCAATGATGAACGAGATCGGGGCTACCCGAGGCTGGGCCATGTTTAACCTGACCCTGGCAGTATCCATGCTACGTGAGGCCGCTTCGATTACGACCCAGATCACCGGTGAAGTTATTCCTTCCGATAAGCCGGGCTGCCTTGCCCTTGCCATTCGCGAGCCTGTAGGTGTGATTCTCGGCATTGCCCCCTGGAACGCCCCCATTATTCTTGGGGTGCGTGCGATCGCGACAGCTCTGGCGTGCGGAAACGCTGTCATTCTCAAAGCATCCGAACTGTGCCCCCGAACTCATGCACTAATCATCGAGGCGCTCACTGAAGCGGACTTTCCCGAGGGGACAGTCAACATAGTGACCAACGCCCCGGTGGATGCGCCAGAGGTAGTCGGCGCACTGATCGATCACCCGGGAGTCAAACGCATCAATTTTACCGGCTCCACCGCTGTAGGCAAAGTCATTGCCAAGCGTGCTGCAGAGCACCTTAAGCCCTGCCTGCTGGAACTTGGTGGTAAGGCACCGATGCTCGTACTGGAAGATGCTGACCTCGACGAGGCAGTGAAAGCCGCCTCATTCGGTGCGTACATGAACCAGGGCCAGATCTGCATGTCCACCGAGCGACTGATTGTGGTCGACGCGGTCGCAAATGAATTCGCGAAAAAATTGGCTGAGAAGGTGATAAATATGCGGACCGGGGATCCCCGCGAGGGCACGACACCACTCGGCGCCGTTGTTGATCAATCCACGGTGACAAAAGTGAACGCACTGATCGACGACGCTATCAACAAGGGCGCAAAGATTCTCTCTGGTGGTAAAGGAGATTCCGTTTTGATGCCCGCCACTCTGATCGATGGCATCACCGCAGAAATGGCACTGTATTCCGATGAAAGTTTTGGGCCGGTATGCGCCTTGATCCGCGCCGCGGACGAGGAAGATGCAATCCGTATAGCCAACGACAGCGAATACGGCTTAAGTGCCGCGGTGTTTAGTGGCGATGCGGCTCGGGGGCTGCGTGTGGCGCGCCAAATCCACTCCGGCATTTGCCATGTGAACGGCCCTACCGTACACGATGAAGCCCAAATGCCATTTGGTGGTGTGGGGGCTTCCGGTTATGGCCGCTTTGGCGGCAAGGCCGGTATCGACCAGTTTACGGAGATGCGCTGGATTACAGTGGAAACCCAGCCCGGACACTTTCCTATCTAG